One Idiomarina loihiensis L2TR genomic window carries:
- the phoR gene encoding phosphate regulon sensor histidine kinase PhoR: MDRNYSNWQSLTSLALFLLPFLFIGWLFDLFWPVTALALLGLVCWHYYYQQKLIKWLWQSRTLMPPSAPGSWSYIYDGIYRSQRRSQKRRKALARLLRRFREAAEALPDAAIVFRADGALLWSNKLAQFYFGLRWPDDAGQRLSNLIRHPEFYAYLNAGNFDEELTIPSPIRESLDIEIRIMPYSEDQFLLVARDVTQVKRLENLRREFVANVSHELKTPLTVLQGYLEMMDEPQQTPPAMLKKAVENMNAQSTRMANLVDQLLTLSRMETPSNDVFDHEVDMPALLEQLESEAKRLNEVKQHKIEFDVAPVRIYGKENLLRSAMQNLITNAINYTPDGGEIKVTWKTVAGGVEFSVKDNGKGIAAEHLPRLTERFYRVEDDRNSASGGTGLGLSIVKHAIEHHNSQLDINSSLEKGSRFSFRIPSGLLVS, encoded by the coding sequence ATGGACAGGAACTACTCCAACTGGCAGTCACTGACCAGTCTTGCCTTATTCCTGCTGCCGTTTTTATTTATTGGCTGGCTGTTTGACCTGTTCTGGCCGGTAACGGCTCTGGCCCTATTAGGACTGGTTTGCTGGCACTATTACTACCAGCAAAAGCTTATTAAGTGGTTATGGCAAAGCCGTACCTTAATGCCGCCTTCCGCGCCGGGCAGTTGGTCGTATATTTACGACGGTATTTATCGCTCGCAGCGGCGCAGCCAAAAACGTCGTAAGGCTTTAGCGCGCTTATTACGCCGTTTTCGTGAAGCGGCTGAAGCTTTGCCTGACGCTGCTATTGTGTTCCGTGCTGACGGCGCGTTGTTGTGGAGTAACAAGCTGGCGCAGTTCTATTTTGGTTTGCGTTGGCCGGACGATGCCGGACAGCGGTTATCGAACCTGATTCGGCATCCTGAATTCTATGCCTACCTGAACGCCGGTAATTTTGACGAAGAACTGACGATTCCTTCACCCATTCGCGAAAGCCTGGACATTGAAATTCGCATTATGCCTTACAGCGAAGACCAGTTTCTTCTGGTTGCCCGTGACGTCACTCAGGTAAAACGCCTTGAGAACTTACGTCGTGAGTTTGTGGCTAACGTGTCTCATGAACTGAAAACGCCGCTGACAGTATTACAGGGTTATCTGGAAATGATGGATGAGCCGCAGCAGACGCCACCGGCTATGCTGAAAAAAGCGGTCGAGAACATGAATGCGCAAAGCACTCGTATGGCTAATCTGGTAGATCAGTTACTCACCCTGTCGCGCATGGAAACGCCAAGTAATGATGTCTTTGATCACGAAGTGGATATGCCAGCTTTGCTGGAACAGTTAGAGTCTGAAGCGAAGCGTTTAAATGAAGTGAAACAACATAAAATTGAGTTTGACGTTGCGCCCGTGCGAATTTACGGCAAGGAAAACCTGCTGCGCAGTGCGATGCAGAATTTAATAACCAATGCTATTAATTACACACCCGACGGCGGTGAAATAAAAGTCACCTGGAAAACCGTAGCCGGTGGTGTTGAGTTCAGTGTTAAAGATAACGGTAAAGGTATTGCTGCAGAACACTTGCCGCGCCTTACCGAACGTTTCTACCGGGTTGAGGATGATCGCAACAGTGCCAGTGGTGGCACCGGGTTGGGGCTGTCGATAGTGAAGCACGCAATAGAACATCACAACTCGCAACTAGACATTAATAGCTCGCTGGAAAAGGGCAGCCGTTTCTCATTTCGTATACCGAGCGGGCTATTAGTCAGTTAG
- the phoB gene encoding phosphate regulon transcriptional regulator PhoB, whose translation MSRRILIVEDEAPIREMLSFVMEQHGYQAVEANDFDAAVDKIAEPYPDMVLLDWMLPGGSGLQLAKKIKGDDFTRNIPIIMLTARGEEEDKVKGLEVGADDYITKPFSPKELMARMRAVFRRVAPTVLDEPLEVEGLKLDPVSHRISVDDKGIDMGPTEFKLLHFFMTHPERVYSREQLLDHVWGTNVYVEDRTVDVHIRRLRKALTEHGYDRLIQTVRGVGYRFSSR comes from the coding sequence ATGTCACGTAGAATTCTAATTGTTGAAGATGAAGCGCCTATTCGTGAGATGTTGAGCTTTGTTATGGAACAACACGGTTATCAAGCTGTGGAAGCCAACGACTTTGACGCTGCTGTCGATAAAATTGCCGAACCCTATCCGGATATGGTGTTACTGGACTGGATGCTTCCGGGCGGCTCAGGTCTGCAGCTGGCTAAAAAAATTAAAGGCGATGATTTTACCCGTAATATTCCTATCATCATGCTCACCGCAAGAGGCGAAGAAGAAGATAAAGTTAAAGGCCTGGAAGTGGGTGCTGATGACTATATTACCAAACCTTTTTCCCCAAAAGAGCTTATGGCCCGCATGCGCGCCGTTTTTCGCCGCGTTGCGCCAACCGTGCTCGACGAACCGCTGGAAGTTGAAGGCTTAAAACTTGATCCGGTATCGCACCGTATTTCGGTCGATGACAAAGGCATTGATATGGGCCCGACAGAGTTCAAACTACTGCACTTTTTTATGACACACCCGGAGCGGGTATACAGTCGTGAACAGCTGCTGGACCACGTTTGGGGCACCAACGTGTATGTGGAAGACCGAACTGTTGATGTTCATATTCGCCGTTTGCGTAAAGCCCTGACCGAACATGGTTATGACCGTTTGATTCAAACGGTTCGGGGAGTTGGCTATCGTTTTTCAAGTCGCTAA
- a CDS encoding AEC family transporter produces MINLAVLGLYLLIGFILKRTGKCPENSAQVLNLYVIYAALPGVIFSKVPALEFSTDLLIPVVIPWVLLAFSAVFIWLLGRAFKWPREVVGALLICVPLGNTSFFGFPMIEAFYGSDAIVYGLLYDQFGSFFGLAIYSTIVIALYREQDNKPTVASVTRQIVTFPPFIALIIALLTKSLVYPEVFQRLIDSLAVTLVPVIMIAVGFQLKFRLPKGSKTPLTIGLLTKLVLMPLITVGLLYGFGFDSTLVQVTIFESAMPPMITAGAVAIMAGLAPRLSAAMVGYGILFAFVSLPIVYQLLQLLSAH; encoded by the coding sequence ATGATCAACCTCGCCGTATTGGGGCTCTATTTACTTATTGGTTTTATCCTCAAGCGTACCGGCAAGTGCCCGGAAAACAGCGCGCAAGTTCTTAATCTCTATGTTATTTACGCTGCCTTACCTGGCGTTATTTTCAGTAAAGTTCCGGCTCTGGAGTTTTCCACTGATCTGCTAATTCCGGTTGTTATTCCCTGGGTTCTCTTAGCCTTTAGTGCTGTTTTCATATGGTTGTTAGGGCGAGCTTTTAAATGGCCCCGGGAAGTGGTTGGCGCGTTACTTATCTGTGTGCCACTGGGCAATACTTCGTTCTTTGGCTTTCCGATGATAGAAGCCTTTTATGGCAGTGACGCTATTGTCTATGGCCTGTTATACGATCAGTTCGGTTCCTTTTTTGGTCTGGCAATTTACTCGACCATTGTTATCGCCCTGTATCGCGAGCAGGACAATAAACCCACAGTGGCCAGTGTTACCCGTCAAATTGTGACATTCCCGCCTTTTATCGCGCTCATTATTGCGTTGTTAACGAAATCTCTGGTTTATCCGGAAGTTTTTCAGCGGCTTATTGACTCGTTGGCGGTGACTTTAGTGCCGGTTATTATGATAGCCGTGGGTTTTCAGTTGAAATTTCGCCTGCCTAAGGGCAGTAAAACACCATTAACGATAGGTTTATTGACGAAACTGGTTCTAATGCCCCTGATTACCGTTGGCTTATTGTATGGTTTCGGTTTTGACAGCACCCTGGTTCAGGTGACTATTTTTGAAAGTGCTATGCCGCCTATGATCACAGCAGGAGCAGTGGCTATTATGGCTGGGCTGGCGCCGCGTTTGTCGGCGGCTATGGTCGGTTACGGTATCTTGTTTGCCTTTGTTTCCTTGCCCATTGTTTACCAATTATTGCAGTTGCTCTCTGCGCATTGA
- a CDS encoding porin: MMTKYSVPLMIAATAASFSAFANNDDSLTVYGRANVSFQSNDYGFGSETEVVSNSSRFGFKGASELESDLEVFYQIEFGVDLADSDDEEDAVTNRNQVVGLRGNFGEVMIGRYDTFLKDSQGSVDEFKDFEADLKSLFKGENRPDNTLTYYSPSYKGFSFGVTYIASENDNVDDGLSFGLLYGDSKLKKTNYYAALAFDRDVNGYDVTQLTGATKFGKTRVGVVLQQFETINGSNDSDGYLISAAHPYANWVFKAQYQAIDDDTDNDASLSVGADYFFSGDTRVYAWYTGRECDISLYSTKGCGATPGIEQDFVAVGIRHDFSW; this comes from the coding sequence ATGATGACAAAGTACTCGGTTCCGTTAATGATTGCTGCCACTGCAGCCAGCTTTTCGGCTTTCGCTAATAATGATGACAGTTTAACGGTTTACGGCCGGGCAAATGTTTCGTTTCAAAGTAATGACTATGGTTTTGGTTCAGAAACTGAGGTGGTAAGTAATTCATCACGTTTCGGTTTTAAAGGTGCCAGCGAACTGGAGTCCGATTTAGAAGTCTTTTATCAAATAGAGTTTGGCGTTGATTTAGCCGACTCTGATGATGAAGAAGACGCCGTAACGAATCGAAACCAAGTTGTCGGCCTGCGCGGCAATTTTGGCGAAGTGATGATTGGCCGTTATGATACTTTTTTAAAGGATTCTCAAGGCTCGGTTGATGAGTTTAAAGACTTTGAAGCCGACTTGAAAAGTTTATTCAAGGGTGAAAACCGTCCAGACAACACCTTGACCTATTACTCACCTTCTTATAAAGGCTTTAGTTTCGGGGTTACTTATATAGCGTCAGAAAATGACAATGTTGACGACGGTCTTTCCTTTGGTCTGTTGTACGGTGACAGTAAGCTGAAGAAAACCAATTATTATGCTGCGTTAGCTTTTGATCGTGATGTGAATGGTTATGACGTAACCCAATTAACCGGCGCTACTAAGTTTGGCAAAACCCGAGTCGGTGTGGTTTTGCAGCAATTTGAAACTATTAATGGCTCAAATGATTCTGACGGTTACTTAATCAGCGCTGCTCATCCTTATGCAAACTGGGTTTTTAAAGCACAGTATCAGGCAATAGATGATGACACCGATAACGACGCTTCATTATCTGTCGGTGCCGATTACTTCTTCAGTGGCGATACTCGTGTTTATGCCTGGTACACGGGTCGTGAGTGCGACATCAGCTTGTACTCAACCAAGGGTTGCGGCGCAACGCCAGGTATTGAGCAGGACTTTGTTGCAGTCGGCATTCGCCACGACTTTTCCTGGTAA
- a CDS encoding tetratricopeptide repeat protein, whose protein sequence is MKFKFITFAACSCWLAFAHPVLAQQTERVPALREKVYGQLARAQEQADNGNLAEGISILGEVAEKADSMNSYERAMMWNFYGFMYYEQGNTKEAINYFEKVVKESPIPESLEKSTLYSLAQLALSDGQFQRAISFLDQWEGLAEEGEMGKAWVLKAQAYYQADKYQEALSLIDKAIAAVDAENKIPDENWLILKRALHYELEQPEQVAKVMERLVTSYSKPEYWVQLAGVYAQLEQDEKQLAVLEAAHQQGYIETGSEWRQLAQAYYFNELPYKAAETMQEAMSKGKVDASVDNLKFVAQAYTQAKENEKAISAYMKASEKVEHGNFAAQIAQLYLALDNNEKAVEYAKQAFSKGELDNEGNLYLAEGMALLNLKRYEQAIESFEQAAEIEGAERSAKQWLKYAKSQYKQQQQMANL, encoded by the coding sequence ATGAAATTTAAATTCATTACTTTTGCGGCTTGTAGTTGCTGGCTGGCCTTTGCCCACCCGGTGTTGGCACAACAGACTGAACGAGTGCCGGCGTTACGGGAAAAAGTTTACGGACAACTGGCGCGGGCGCAGGAACAAGCCGATAACGGTAACCTCGCCGAGGGCATTTCGATACTGGGCGAAGTGGCGGAAAAAGCGGATAGCATGAACAGCTACGAGCGCGCCATGATGTGGAACTTTTACGGTTTCATGTATTACGAGCAGGGCAATACCAAAGAGGCTATTAACTACTTTGAAAAGGTTGTAAAAGAGTCGCCTATTCCTGAATCTTTGGAAAAAAGCACGCTGTACAGCCTGGCTCAACTTGCCTTAAGTGATGGCCAGTTCCAGCGCGCAATTAGCTTTTTAGACCAATGGGAAGGCCTTGCGGAAGAAGGTGAGATGGGTAAAGCCTGGGTGTTAAAAGCACAGGCTTATTACCAGGCTGATAAATACCAGGAAGCTTTGTCTCTAATTGATAAAGCCATTGCAGCTGTCGATGCAGAAAACAAAATACCAGATGAAAACTGGTTGATTTTAAAACGTGCATTGCACTACGAGCTGGAGCAGCCAGAGCAGGTTGCCAAAGTCATGGAGCGTTTAGTGACCAGTTACAGCAAGCCGGAGTATTGGGTACAACTGGCTGGTGTTTACGCGCAGTTGGAACAGGACGAGAAACAGCTGGCGGTACTGGAAGCCGCGCATCAACAGGGGTATATCGAAACAGGCAGTGAGTGGAGGCAGTTAGCTCAGGCTTATTACTTTAATGAATTGCCGTACAAAGCGGCAGAAACCATGCAGGAAGCCATGTCTAAAGGCAAAGTTGATGCCTCTGTCGATAACCTGAAATTTGTTGCTCAGGCCTATACTCAGGCAAAAGAAAATGAAAAAGCCATTAGTGCCTATATGAAAGCGTCAGAAAAGGTTGAGCACGGAAACTTTGCGGCGCAAATAGCTCAGCTGTATCTGGCACTGGATAATAATGAAAAGGCAGTAGAATACGCGAAACAGGCCTTTAGCAAAGGTGAGCTGGACAACGAGGGTAATTTGTATCTGGCTGAAGGAATGGCGTTACTGAACTTGAAACGTTATGAGCAGGCTATTGAGTCTTTTGAGCAGGCTGCAGAAATTGAAGGGGCGGAACGCTCTGCAAAACAATGGCTTAAATACGCGAAAAGTCAGTATAAGCAGCAACAGCAAATGGCAAACTTATAA
- a CDS encoding energy transducer TonB yields the protein MMRFLAALLVAAFVTIGLFYLMQSLISGGEGAMSEPPRGSVLDFVRTPEPEEVQEKERKPERPPEPEQPPEDLPQPQMNNDIADTDGGSGYDFSANMDSGADIGSGMSLQASDGEYLPIVKVQAAYPRRALQRGIEGYVVVEFTVTKQGSVRDPVVVQAEPEGIFDQAAMDAVLKFKYKPRVIDGEAVEVDGVRNRMTFEMN from the coding sequence ATGATGAGATTCCTGGCAGCATTACTGGTTGCAGCTTTTGTCACCATTGGTTTGTTTTACCTGATGCAGTCCTTGATCAGTGGTGGCGAGGGCGCAATGAGCGAACCGCCCCGGGGCAGCGTGCTGGACTTTGTGCGCACGCCTGAGCCTGAAGAAGTTCAGGAGAAGGAGCGCAAGCCTGAACGCCCCCCAGAGCCTGAGCAGCCACCTGAAGATTTGCCCCAGCCGCAAATGAATAATGATATTGCGGATACTGACGGCGGATCAGGTTATGACTTTTCGGCCAATATGGACAGCGGTGCAGACATTGGCAGTGGTATGTCACTGCAGGCAAGCGACGGCGAGTATCTGCCTATTGTGAAGGTTCAGGCTGCATATCCGCGCCGGGCTTTGCAGCGCGGCATAGAAGGTTACGTGGTGGTGGAGTTTACGGTGACAAAACAAGGGTCGGTGCGAGATCCGGTGGTTGTCCAGGCAGAACCGGAAGGTATTTTTGATCAGGCCGCAATGGATGCCGTACTGAAGTTTAAATACAAACCTCGGGTTATTGATGGCGAAGCGGTGGAAGTGGATGGTGTCCGCAACCGCATGACCTTTGAAATGAACTGA
- a CDS encoding ExbD/TolR family protein — protein sequence MKQHFANLIEEEESAIDMTPMLDVVFIMLIFFIVTASFVKEAGIDVNRPDAATAVQKDRANILIAISESNEIWIDKRQVDVRAVQANIERLYAENPQGSVVIQADQESNTRVLIKVMDAARSAGVYDVSVATDEE from the coding sequence ATGAAGCAGCATTTTGCCAATTTAATTGAAGAAGAAGAAAGTGCTATCGATATGACACCCATGCTGGACGTGGTGTTCATTATGTTGATTTTCTTCATTGTCACGGCGTCTTTCGTGAAGGAAGCCGGTATTGATGTGAACCGCCCGGATGCGGCCACCGCAGTGCAAAAAGACCGTGCCAACATCTTAATTGCGATAAGTGAAAGCAACGAAATCTGGATTGATAAGCGCCAGGTGGATGTGCGGGCAGTGCAAGCTAACATCGAACGTTTGTACGCGGAAAATCCGCAAGGGTCTGTGGTGATTCAGGCGGACCAGGAGTCAAACACCCGGGTGTTAATTAAGGTAATGGATGCAGCCCGCTCAGCGGGGGTTTACGACGTTTCTGTAGCAACGGATGAAGAGTAA
- a CDS encoding MotA/TolQ/ExbB proton channel family protein: MLFLIEFSNAIRDFIESGGHVLLVIGILIFTMWLMILERIFYYFNGHRKNVKETRQRWQQREDKSSWNAEQIRQAMISRVSLALGGNLPIIKALVALCPLLGLMGTVTGMIEVFDVMAVTGTGSARSMASGVSKATIPTMAGMVGALSGVFAATWLQRTTRRERMKLEDKILLERH; encoded by the coding sequence GTGTTATTCCTCATTGAATTCAGTAATGCGATTAGAGATTTCATCGAGTCCGGCGGACACGTTCTGCTGGTCATCGGAATCCTCATTTTTACCATGTGGCTGATGATTCTTGAACGCATTTTTTATTACTTCAACGGGCACCGTAAAAATGTGAAAGAAACGCGGCAACGTTGGCAGCAGCGGGAAGATAAATCGTCGTGGAATGCAGAGCAAATTCGGCAGGCGATGATTTCGCGGGTCAGTTTGGCGTTAGGCGGAAACTTACCGATTATTAAGGCGCTGGTGGCCTTGTGTCCGCTGCTGGGGCTGATGGGTACCGTAACCGGCATGATTGAAGTGTTCGATGTCATGGCGGTAACCGGAACCGGTAGTGCGCGCTCAATGGCGTCGGGTGTCTCTAAAGCCACTATTCCGACCATGGCGGGTATGGTTGGCGCCTTGTCAGGTGTATTTGCCGCAACCTGGCTGCAACGTACGACTCGCCGTGAGCGCATGAAGCTGGAAGATAAAATTTTATTGGAGCGTCACTAA
- a CDS encoding MotA/TolQ/ExbB proton channel family protein yields MRLSKQIAKWFSVTLLAITSSAALAAPVPQEPINLDELLQQLQQGKFSQSENNKEREQRFREREQEQKAMLEDAIAERNRLEQRAEQLETQFEQNEVDLGNLSDTLTQRMGSLKELFGVLQQVANDASSNFDNSVISAQYPGRAENLSELAERMGSSSKLASIEDIESVWFALQQEMTESGKVAEFTTQVTAANGDKSEKEVVRVGAFNLVADGKYLERVGETGSVAELVRQPAGRYLSTAEEIQQTDSGIVTFGLDPTGGSILSLLVQAPSLSERIDQGGTVGYIILALGAIGLLFALERFVSLMLLGNKVKRQLKKDKPSDDNPLGRVMLLKDKYPQADTETLELKLSEGILREVPKITRNLTFIKIISVVAPLMGLLGTVTGMINTFQAITLFGTGDPKLMAGGISQALVTTVLGLVVAIPMTLLFATLHTRSKNLIHILQEQASGIIAERSERGE; encoded by the coding sequence ATGAGATTAAGTAAGCAGATTGCAAAATGGTTCTCAGTAACGCTACTGGCCATCACTTCTTCCGCAGCTTTGGCGGCACCGGTTCCGCAGGAACCCATTAATTTAGATGAGCTTCTGCAGCAGTTGCAGCAGGGCAAGTTCTCGCAGTCAGAGAACAACAAAGAACGTGAACAGCGTTTTCGTGAAAGAGAGCAAGAACAAAAAGCTATGCTGGAAGACGCCATTGCCGAGCGCAATCGTCTGGAGCAGCGCGCAGAGCAACTGGAAACTCAGTTCGAGCAGAATGAAGTTGATTTGGGTAACTTGAGCGATACTTTAACGCAGCGCATGGGCTCACTGAAAGAGCTGTTCGGTGTTTTGCAGCAGGTGGCTAACGACGCCTCAAGTAACTTTGATAACTCGGTTATTTCTGCTCAGTATCCCGGGCGTGCCGAGAATTTATCGGAACTGGCTGAACGTATGGGCTCGTCGTCTAAGCTGGCCTCTATTGAAGACATAGAAAGCGTCTGGTTTGCCTTGCAACAGGAAATGACGGAATCCGGTAAAGTTGCTGAATTTACCACTCAGGTTACCGCGGCAAACGGCGACAAGTCAGAAAAAGAAGTGGTTCGTGTCGGTGCATTCAACCTGGTTGCAGACGGTAAATATCTGGAACGAGTGGGTGAAACCGGTTCGGTTGCCGAACTGGTACGTCAGCCAGCAGGCCGCTACCTGAGTACCGCAGAAGAGATTCAGCAAACCGACAGCGGCATTGTGACTTTTGGTCTTGACCCCACTGGTGGTTCAATTCTGAGTCTGTTAGTTCAGGCGCCAAGCCTGAGTGAGCGTATTGATCAGGGCGGAACCGTTGGTTACATCATTTTAGCACTGGGTGCTATTGGCCTGCTGTTTGCACTGGAACGCTTTGTTTCGCTGATGCTGCTGGGCAATAAAGTGAAGCGTCAGCTGAAAAAAGATAAGCCGAGCGATGATAACCCGCTGGGCCGAGTGATGTTGCTGAAAGACAAGTATCCGCAGGCTGACACTGAAACCCTGGAATTGAAGCTGAGTGAAGGGATTTTGCGTGAAGTGCCGAAGATTACCCGCAACCTGACGTTCATTAAAATTATTTCAGTGGTCGCACCGCTAATGGGTCTGCTGGGAACGGTCACTGGTATGATCAACACCTTCCAGGCAATTACCTTGTTTGGTACGGGTGACCCGAAACTGATGGCAGGTGGTATTTCACAAGCCCTGGTAACGACGGTACTGGGCCTGGTGGTTGCGATTCCCATGACGTTACTGTTCGCGACGTTACACACGCGTAGTAAAAACCTGATTCATATACTGCAGGAACAAGCATCCGGCATTATCGCGGAGCGGTCTGAGCGAGGAGAGTAA
- a CDS encoding DUF3450 domain-containing protein, with translation MKLITSAGALAVAALVAAPAYSQQDTLEPVVEQASSINESARQSQLTIDQISDDMQERLQQYKRIMKEIDGLKVYTAQVEQQIDSQESEKSDINNSIDQVSYVERQITPLMLRMIDSLESFVELDAPFLQTERSERLQQLNDLMERANVDVSEKFRRVMEAYQIEADYGRNIEAYTAEHEIDGQQQDVTFLRVGRVALIYKTRDGQHLGLWNQQTRSWEELDSKHLPEIDEAIRIARKQLAPDLLMMPLFANKSTSSSNNGSGQ, from the coding sequence ATGAAGTTAATTACTTCTGCTGGCGCTTTAGCTGTTGCAGCCTTAGTTGCGGCTCCGGCTTATTCGCAACAGGACACACTGGAACCTGTGGTTGAGCAGGCATCCTCTATTAATGAATCTGCCCGTCAGTCGCAACTGACTATAGACCAGATTTCCGATGATATGCAGGAACGACTGCAACAGTATAAACGCATCATGAAAGAAATTGATGGATTAAAGGTTTATACCGCGCAAGTCGAGCAGCAAATCGATAGCCAGGAAAGTGAAAAAAGCGACATTAATAACTCTATTGATCAGGTCAGTTATGTCGAACGCCAAATTACTCCACTAATGTTGCGGATGATTGACTCGCTTGAGTCTTTTGTTGAATTAGACGCCCCGTTTCTGCAGACCGAGCGAAGTGAACGCTTACAGCAGCTGAATGACTTGATGGAAAGAGCCAACGTCGATGTCTCTGAGAAGTTCCGTCGGGTTATGGAAGCTTACCAGATAGAAGCTGACTACGGCCGCAACATTGAAGCTTATACCGCTGAACACGAAATTGATGGTCAGCAACAAGACGTCACCTTCCTGCGTGTTGGCCGTGTCGCTTTGATTTACAAAACCCGCGACGGTCAGCATCTGGGATTATGGAACCAGCAAACGCGCAGCTGGGAAGAGCTTGATAGTAAGCACTTACCAGAAATTGACGAAGCCATTCGTATTGCCAGAAAACAACTGGCGCCAGATTTACTGATGATGCCGCTGTTCGCGAATAAATCGACCAGTTCTTCTAACAACGGCAGCGGCCAATAA
- a CDS encoding sensor histidine kinase yields MAIKSISSSLLTRVLSVYFLLTLIVTAIQIGAEYFDTKRVLIAELQNQQSTFNGSLTRSLWEFNSNQIDTIADGLISIPAIAGVLIRDDAGNILVQLGETTEMSDLPDDNSEGALLPERNGIFGYYDSLIFEFSGHSTKVGDVSLFSTRDIAIDRIKVSLGFIIGNAIIKSIFLIVLFTIAFNRMLNRPLSDLTQQIKGFRLDNLERSRIRLDDQHNNELVLVEQAYNQLLDNIEEYQSDLDRTQKKLKAANRQLDEQNAILEQEVARKTSSLSQVMLDLEQRKNELEMRQEKLEREVGQRRAIENTLRQSNQRLESSLNNLRETQQQLIESEKMASLGGLVAGITHDVNTPIGISVTASSYLREKLDTLDQSLLNKELTQTQLKKFIEEGRESLNLLDSNLHRASDLISSFKQVAVDQASDAIRDINLKSYIEDLVQSLQPHLKKTNHQVRLECADDIFIRCPAGALSQIFTNLILNSLRHAFDGISEGLMIISIRLDGETLQVHYSDNGNGLSEAQLKRLFDPFFTTKRDQGGSGLGTHIVRNLVTQTLSGEISAESEPGKGLSYFFSFSVQVLN; encoded by the coding sequence ATGGCAATCAAAAGTATTTCATCCTCCTTATTAACTCGCGTGCTTTCCGTCTACTTTTTGTTGACGTTAATTGTGACCGCGATACAAATTGGAGCTGAATATTTTGATACCAAACGAGTACTGATTGCCGAACTACAGAACCAGCAAAGCACATTTAATGGCTCCCTGACGCGTTCGCTTTGGGAGTTCAACAGCAACCAGATTGATACCATTGCCGACGGCCTTATTAGTATTCCCGCTATTGCCGGTGTTCTTATCCGCGACGATGCCGGTAATATTTTGGTGCAGCTGGGCGAAACCACAGAAATGAGCGACTTGCCCGACGACAATAGCGAAGGAGCGTTGCTACCTGAACGTAACGGTATTTTTGGCTACTACGATTCACTCATATTTGAATTTTCGGGCCACTCCACCAAAGTGGGTGATGTCAGCCTGTTTTCGACCCGCGACATTGCCATTGACCGTATTAAAGTGAGCCTTGGCTTTATTATCGGTAACGCCATTATTAAAAGTATCTTCCTTATTGTGCTTTTCACTATTGCCTTTAACCGCATGCTGAACCGGCCACTAAGTGACTTAACTCAGCAAATTAAAGGGTTCCGGCTGGATAACTTAGAGCGCTCCAGAATTCGCTTAGACGACCAGCACAACAATGAACTGGTGCTGGTCGAGCAGGCCTATAACCAGCTGCTGGACAATATTGAAGAATATCAGTCGGATCTGGACCGTACCCAAAAGAAACTTAAAGCCGCTAACCGCCAGCTGGATGAACAAAATGCCATACTTGAACAGGAAGTGGCGCGCAAAACATCCAGTTTAAGTCAGGTTATGCTTGACCTTGAGCAACGCAAGAACGAGCTGGAAATGCGCCAGGAAAAACTGGAGCGCGAAGTTGGCCAGCGCCGTGCAATTGAAAACACATTGCGCCAGTCTAACCAGCGGCTGGAGTCCTCCCTTAATAACCTGCGGGAAACTCAGCAACAACTTATTGAATCGGAAAAAATGGCGTCGTTGGGTGGGCTGGTTGCCGGTATTACGCACGACGTGAATACGCCCATAGGTATTAGCGTTACGGCGTCTTCTTACTTACGCGAAAAACTCGACACTCTGGATCAGTCGCTGCTTAATAAAGAACTGACGCAAACGCAACTGAAGAAGTTTATAGAAGAAGGCCGCGAAAGCCTTAACTTACTGGACAGCAACCTGCACCGCGCGTCCGATCTTATTAGCAGCTTTAAACAAGTGGCTGTCGACCAGGCGTCGGACGCTATCCGCGACATTAACCTGAAAAGTTATATCGAAGACTTAGTTCAGTCTTTGCAGCCTCATCTTAAAAAGACCAACCACCAGGTGCGTCTTGAATGTGCCGATGACATTTTCATACGCTGCCCGGCCGGCGCTTTATCGCAAATTTTCACGAATCTGATTCTTAACTCGCTACGCCACGCCTTTGACGGGATTAGTGAAGGCCTTATGATCATTTCTATCCGGCTTGATGGCGAAACTCTTCAGGTGCACTATTCTGACAATGGTAATGGTTTATCCGAAGCTCAACTTAAGCGGTTATTCGACCCCTTCTTTACCACGAAAAGAGACCAGGGTGGCAGCGGCCTGGGTACGCATATTGTCAGAAACCTGGTCACTCAGACACTGTCTGGTGAAATCAGCGCTGAGAGCGAACCCGGTAAAGGTTTAAGCTATTTCTTTTCATTTTCTGTACAGGTTTTAAACTGA